Proteins encoded together in one uncultured Desulfobacter sp. window:
- a CDS encoding polysaccharide pyruvyl transferase family protein, with amino-acid sequence MKDKKTYYIVSGLNLNDNNRGTAALGYGSFLFLKNFYNTNDLTVIRLFLYKKPWRFNFKGSSDEVINIDLEERVIRTFYIWFVDYWIYKNIPFLSRLTKIYRILKKVSFVAAINGGDGFSDIYNTKTFEGRLFDINLAMKEQIPLILLPQTLGPFKEKNNFDTAAKILKYSSKIYVRDLKFESELIKMKLDYELTKDLSFYMVPEKFDIDIKPNAVGLNVSGLCYSNRFKGLTGYFDYYPQLIDRIITYFQDKNVPLYLVSHSYNYKCPENANDDMQAAREAYSRLTDKSNAYLIDKDLTSPQIKYVISQFDFFIGTRMHSNFAAIFTNVPVFGLAYSYKYEGSFNYMGLKGYYASVLNLEKEDIDDVLFQIAEKYKNIESYPFAGYRYNK; translated from the coding sequence ATGAAAGATAAGAAAACATACTATATCGTTTCGGGTCTGAATCTCAATGATAATAACCGGGGAACAGCGGCATTAGGTTACGGCTCATTTCTTTTTTTAAAGAATTTTTATAACACAAACGACCTTACAGTTATTCGTTTATTTCTATACAAAAAGCCTTGGAGGTTTAACTTCAAAGGTAGTAGTGATGAGGTAATAAATATAGATTTGGAAGAGCGTGTCATACGCACTTTTTATATTTGGTTTGTAGACTATTGGATATATAAAAATATCCCTTTTTTATCAAGATTAACCAAAATATATAGGATACTAAAAAAAGTTAGTTTCGTTGCTGCGATTAATGGGGGAGATGGTTTTTCTGATATCTATAATACTAAAACATTTGAAGGTAGATTATTCGATATCAACTTGGCAATGAAAGAACAAATCCCCTTAATATTACTCCCACAAACACTGGGCCCATTCAAAGAAAAGAATAATTTTGATACTGCAGCAAAGATATTAAAATATTCTTCAAAAATTTATGTTCGAGATCTTAAATTTGAATCTGAACTTATAAAAATGAAATTAGACTATGAACTGACAAAAGATTTATCGTTTTATATGGTTCCTGAAAAATTCGATATTGATATTAAACCTAACGCGGTAGGATTGAATGTGAGTGGATTATGCTATTCAAATCGATTTAAGGGGCTAACTGGATATTTTGATTATTACCCTCAATTGATAGACCGTATCATCACATATTTTCAGGATAAAAATGTTCCATTGTATCTTGTATCACATTCTTATAATTACAAATGCCCGGAAAATGCTAACGATGACATGCAAGCAGCAAGAGAAGCTTATAGTAGATTGACTGATAAAAGTAATGCTTATTTAATTGATAAAGATTTGACTTCTCCACAAATAAAATATGTTATATCTCAATTTGATTTCTTTATAGGGACGAGAATGCATTCCAATTTTGCTGCCATATTCACAAATGTCCCTGTTTTTGGTTTAGCGTATAGCTATAAATATGAAGGATCATTTAATTATATGGGCTTAAAAGGGTATTATGCTTCAGTTTTAAATCTCGAAAAAGAAGATATTGATGATGTGCTGTTCCAGATTGCAGAAAAGTATAAAAATATTGAATCGTATCCATTCGCGGGGTATAGGTATAACAAGTAA
- a CDS encoding thiamine pyrophosphate-binding protein yields the protein MYTIAKNAQIVLVLLKKHNIRHIVINPGMTNIPIVQGLQNDEFFKCYSIVDERSAMYFAIGLHLDTGERIAITCTSAQATRNYLPGLTEAFYKNVPILAITVSKHPKYDYQGYPQHPIQVSVPEDAVKKTFALPYVSDHIDELQCIRMSNEAILELSHRSSGPVQLNVPMLDTELVTFTELELPDVRMINRYMQWDEWGNFQLTEKRIMIVVGEHRPFSNKQREALEGFINSYNAFVYVNHLSNYHGDYAVPANSVLSVMSNDTFKNIYKPDLLITIGGQTGDYPLLRKLSAGSEFDFEHWLIKENGEIIDTYDKLTKVFECPFEFFFVRLALKTPTSHQYFKLWKSAYDSIRIPDDLPLSNAFLALQLHNSIPQKSYVNFAILNSLRTWTLFPLDPSIVCYSNVAAFGIDGCMSTFLGQSITTKNLCFLVIGDLSFFYDMNSLGIRHLKNNIRILLVNNSCGVEFRMNLSLYQQIGNDVFPYIAAKDHYKDAKGWAEACGFRYLTATTKEEFCVYKDAFVSESEQSMVFEIFVNPDDEVLAFKSIINENHVESKTKAIARSVLGKKGVGLLKTIVKK from the coding sequence ATGTACACAATTGCTAAAAACGCACAAATTGTTTTGGTTTTATTAAAAAAGCATAACATACGGCATATTGTAATAAATCCTGGCATGACAAATATACCTATTGTCCAAGGCCTTCAAAACGATGAATTTTTTAAATGCTATTCTATAGTAGATGAGCGAAGTGCTATGTATTTTGCGATTGGATTACATTTGGATACAGGGGAGCGAATTGCGATAACATGCACAAGTGCACAGGCAACTCGTAATTATTTGCCAGGACTTACCGAGGCATTTTATAAAAATGTTCCAATTCTTGCCATTACTGTATCTAAACATCCAAAATATGATTATCAAGGGTATCCGCAGCACCCGATTCAGGTTTCGGTTCCAGAGGATGCAGTAAAGAAGACTTTTGCACTTCCCTATGTTTCTGATCATATTGATGAACTGCAATGTATTCGTATGTCCAACGAAGCGATATTGGAGTTGTCACATAGAAGTTCCGGGCCTGTACAACTTAATGTGCCAATGTTGGATACTGAATTGGTAACGTTTACAGAATTAGAGTTGCCAGATGTTCGCATGATAAACCGATATATGCAATGGGATGAGTGGGGAAATTTTCAACTAACAGAGAAAAGAATAATGATAGTTGTAGGCGAGCATCGGCCTTTTTCCAATAAGCAGCGGGAGGCTTTAGAAGGTTTCATAAATTCTTACAATGCGTTTGTATATGTTAATCATTTGTCGAATTATCATGGTGACTATGCTGTTCCCGCTAATAGTGTTCTAAGCGTTATGTCAAATGATACTTTTAAAAATATTTATAAGCCTGATCTTCTAATTACAATAGGTGGGCAGACCGGGGATTACCCCTTGCTTCGAAAGTTATCGGCTGGCAGCGAATTTGATTTTGAACATTGGCTTATAAAGGAAAATGGGGAAATTATAGATACCTATGACAAACTTACGAAAGTGTTTGAATGTCCATTCGAGTTCTTTTTCGTGCGATTAGCTCTTAAAACGCCAACATCTCATCAATATTTCAAATTATGGAAATCGGCTTATGATTCAATTCGGATACCTGACGACTTGCCATTATCAAATGCTTTTTTGGCTTTGCAGTTACATAACTCTATTCCACAAAAAAGTTATGTAAATTTTGCTATATTGAATAGTTTGAGAACTTGGACTCTTTTTCCTTTAGATCCTTCTATTGTTTGCTATTCAAATGTTGCTGCATTTGGTATTGACGGTTGTATGTCTACTTTTTTAGGTCAAAGCATAACAACAAAGAACCTCTGTTTCCTGGTTATTGGAGACTTATCATTTTTTTATGATATGAATTCACTTGGTATCCGACATCTGAAGAATAATATCCGTATTTTACTGGTTAATAATAGCTGCGGTGTTGAATTTAGAATGAATTTGAGCTTATATCAACAAATAGGAAATGACGTTTTTCCATACATTGCTGCTAAAGATCACTATAAAGATGCAAAGGGTTGGGCAGAAGCTTGTGGTTTCAGATATCTCACAGCCACTACCAAAGAAGAATTTTGTGTTTATAAAGATGCTTTTGTTTCAGAATCTGAACAATCAATGGTTTTTGAAATTTTTGTAAACCCTGATGATGAGGTTTTGGCTTTTAAAAGCATTATAAATGAAAATCATGTTGAATCTAAAACAAAAGCGATAGCTCGTTCAGTATTAGGGAAAAAGGGAGTCGGATTGTTGAAGACTATTGTAAAAAAATAA
- a CDS encoding SDR family oxidoreductase, with protein MKRIVGKVLNKIKRIYSTIRYLGTVYRYGGYSTVNISSIHCGQILKGKRILITGGSSGIGLTIAKKYISEGATVLITGRSVEKLSVAKDQIGSVSLKILAWDVGEIDKIEQNIIRTEELLGGNIDILVNNAGIVNGVMFPHVTEEIWDKVYRTNSKGLFFLTQFLCNRWIKSEKKQLKKILNISSQGGFVGATYPYRMTKWDIAGLTQGLGVKLAPYNIIVNGIAPGIIATNMQPNCLKQKENAYYPHNPLKRFALPEEVAELATFLISDAANFIVGQTIVCDGGFSLK; from the coding sequence GTGAAAAGAATAGTTGGAAAGGTTTTAAACAAAATTAAAAGAATATATTCTACGATTCGATATTTAGGAACAGTTTATCGATATGGTGGATATTCAACGGTCAATATTTCAAGCATTCATTGTGGACAAATTTTAAAAGGGAAAAGAATTTTAATCACAGGGGGAAGCTCAGGGATCGGGTTGACCATTGCAAAAAAATATATATCCGAAGGAGCCACTGTTTTAATAACGGGAAGAAGTGTGGAAAAGCTAAGCGTTGCTAAGGACCAAATAGGAAGTGTGTCGTTAAAAATACTCGCATGGGATGTTGGTGAGATAGATAAAATTGAACAAAATATTATTAGGACTGAAGAGTTGCTGGGGGGCAACATAGATATCCTAGTAAACAATGCAGGTATAGTCAACGGAGTCATGTTTCCCCATGTCACAGAAGAGATATGGGATAAAGTATATAGAACTAATTCAAAAGGATTGTTTTTCCTTACGCAATTTTTATGTAATAGATGGATAAAATCAGAAAAGAAGCAATTGAAAAAAATATTAAATATTTCTTCTCAAGGTGGTTTTGTTGGTGCTACCTATCCATACAGAATGACTAAATGGGACATAGCTGGTCTAACACAAGGCCTTGGTGTTAAATTAGCACCGTATAATATTATTGTAAATGGAATTGCGCCAGGCATTATTGCTACGAATATGCAGCCTAACTGTTTAAAGCAAAAAGAAAATGCATATTATCCACACAATCCATTGAAACGGTTTGCTTTACCCGAAGAGGTGGCAGAATTAGCAACTTTTTTAATAAGTGATGCGGCAAACTTTATTGTTGGTCAAACTATTGTTTGTGATGGCGGATTCTCTCTAAAGTAA
- a CDS encoding oligosaccharide flippase family protein has product MQINNKRIARNTLMLYFRQILILLISLYTVRLVLDVLGVEDYGIYNVVGGVVSLFSFLGGTMASATQRFFSFALGQEDTKRLNKTFTVNLTIYGTIAVLALVLLESIGLWFVSDQLKLPPARFDAALLVYHYAVLASISTIFTSPFMAIIIAHEDMQIYAYVSIVEAILKLAIVFVLTWLPWDKLELYGMLFFVASMVNAVLYICICVRKYSECQFRKFYWDKNLVCEIMGFTGWTFFGQISTVARRQGVTILLNQAFSPVVVAARAIATNIAGRVNMFSAQFNVGLYPPIIKSYAANDKKEMFSLIFNGSKITFFLMWVFALPLFVEMQTVLSVWLKNPPPETVLFTRLALVESLIFSLSLPITTAARAPGQMKIYELTLGTIQIAIFVGAWIVLKMGGAAYTVYIIAIVGTLIMFVLRLVIVRSLVGLSLGPFFLNVVFPVTGVILFSAVPSFVVHSVIPERMFFVFFSILLSFLFSSISMYFFGIDKKWRRKIRSVALNRVGRFLSF; this is encoded by the coding sequence ATGCAGATTAATAATAAACGCATAGCAAGAAACACTCTAATGTTATATTTCAGGCAGATACTGATTCTCCTGATCAGTCTGTACACCGTCAGGCTGGTATTAGATGTGCTTGGTGTTGAGGACTATGGTATATACAATGTCGTTGGTGGTGTTGTGTCTCTTTTTTCCTTTCTTGGTGGTACTATGGCTTCGGCAACGCAACGTTTTTTTTCATTTGCGCTCGGTCAGGAGGATACTAAAAGATTAAATAAAACGTTCACTGTAAACTTAACTATCTACGGGACCATCGCTGTTCTTGCCTTGGTCCTGCTTGAAAGTATCGGCCTTTGGTTTGTCAGTGATCAACTTAAGCTGCCGCCGGCACGATTTGATGCAGCTTTATTGGTTTATCATTATGCCGTATTGGCTTCTATCTCGACAATATTTACCTCGCCGTTTATGGCCATTATCATAGCCCATGAAGATATGCAGATTTATGCATATGTATCGATAGTGGAAGCTATTTTAAAATTGGCTATTGTATTTGTGCTGACTTGGTTGCCGTGGGATAAACTTGAGTTGTACGGAATGTTGTTTTTTGTTGCGTCGATGGTCAACGCAGTTCTTTATATTTGTATTTGCGTTCGAAAATATAGTGAATGCCAGTTTCGAAAATTTTATTGGGATAAGAATTTAGTCTGTGAAATCATGGGTTTCACGGGTTGGACTTTTTTCGGACAAATTTCGACCGTGGCGCGAAGGCAGGGCGTTACTATTCTTTTGAATCAGGCATTCAGTCCGGTTGTAGTTGCAGCAAGGGCGATTGCCACCAATATTGCCGGTAGAGTAAACATGTTTTCTGCTCAGTTCAATGTAGGTCTTTATCCCCCCATTATAAAATCCTATGCGGCCAACGATAAAAAAGAAATGTTTTCGCTTATATTCAATGGCTCGAAAATAACCTTTTTTTTGATGTGGGTTTTTGCCTTACCTTTATTTGTCGAAATGCAAACTGTTCTCAGTGTTTGGCTAAAAAATCCGCCGCCGGAAACTGTGCTCTTCACGCGTCTGGCTTTGGTAGAATCCCTGATTTTTTCATTGAGTTTACCCATAACCACTGCCGCTCGTGCGCCAGGGCAAATGAAAATATATGAATTGACGTTGGGAACTATACAGATAGCCATATTTGTTGGGGCATGGATAGTCTTAAAAATGGGAGGAGCCGCTTACACTGTTTATATCATTGCGATAGTGGGAACCCTGATTATGTTTGTTCTTCGCTTGGTGATTGTAAGAAGTTTGGTGGGGCTATCTTTAGGTCCTTTTTTTTTGAATGTGGTTTTCCCTGTCACTGGGGTCATTTTATTTTCAGCAGTTCCTTCATTTGTCGTGCATTCAGTGATTCCAGAACGAATGTTCTTTGTCTTTTTTTCTATTTTATTAAGTTTTTTGTTTTCCTCTATATCTATGTATTTTTTTGGTATAGATAAAAAATGGCGAAGAAAAATTAGGAGTGTCGCGTTAAATCGAGTCGGCAGGTTTTTGAGCTTTTAA
- a CDS encoding NAD-dependent epimerase/dehydratase family protein — MKVLILGGDGYLGWPTTMNLSACDHEVSIVDNYLRRNICREEDSEALFPVPNLHDRVKIWQEQSGKKINTYIGDLCNWDFISRVFSETQPDTVIHYAEQPSAPYSMLSRETATLTLKNNLEVTANVIFAVKEFAPNAHIIKLGTMGEYGTPDIDIEEGWIDISHKGRSQKFLYPRQAGSLYHTTKVMDTDLLWFYVRMWDLKVTDLMQGPVYGLHTDENQGNEELFPFFNYDELFGTVLNRFIVQAVAGYPLTVYGKGGQTRGYLDLRDTLQCVKLSLENPAQRGELRIFNQFVETFSVNQLADKVQKIGNRFNLDVQIKSLPNPRKEAEEHYYNPIHTGLLDLGLKPHYLTEDVLSEMMETVLKYKDNINESCIFRGIQW; from the coding sequence ATGAAAGTGCTTATATTGGGCGGAGACGGATACCTTGGATGGCCGACAACTATGAATCTGTCTGCCTGTGACCATGAAGTCAGCATTGTTGATAATTACCTTCGAAGAAATATTTGCAGAGAGGAGGATTCTGAAGCTCTTTTTCCTGTACCTAATTTGCATGACAGGGTAAAAATCTGGCAGGAGCAGTCCGGTAAAAAAATCAATACATACATCGGAGATCTCTGCAACTGGGATTTCATTAGCCGGGTGTTTTCAGAAACCCAACCCGATACTGTTATTCACTATGCAGAACAACCGTCTGCCCCTTATTCAATGCTCAGCAGAGAAACCGCAACTTTGACCCTAAAGAATAATTTAGAGGTCACTGCCAATGTCATTTTTGCTGTTAAGGAATTTGCACCCAACGCCCATATCATTAAACTTGGTACTATGGGAGAGTACGGTACGCCTGACATAGATATTGAAGAAGGCTGGATTGATATCTCTCATAAAGGCAGATCTCAAAAATTTTTATATCCGCGTCAGGCCGGCAGTCTTTATCATACCACAAAGGTCATGGACACAGATTTGCTCTGGTTTTATGTGAGAATGTGGGATCTTAAAGTCACGGATCTTATGCAGGGGCCGGTTTACGGACTTCATACGGATGAAAATCAGGGCAATGAGGAACTATTCCCCTTTTTCAATTATGATGAACTCTTTGGGACTGTACTCAATCGGTTCATTGTCCAGGCAGTAGCCGGATATCCCCTGACCGTATACGGCAAAGGCGGTCAGACGCGAGGCTACCTTGATCTAAGGGATACACTTCAATGTGTTAAACTTTCCCTTGAAAATCCTGCTCAAAGAGGGGAACTCCGAATATTTAACCAGTTTGTTGAAACTTTCTCGGTCAATCAATTGGCAGATAAAGTTCAGAAAATTGGGAATAGATTCAACCTTGATGTTCAAATCAAGTCTTTACCCAATCCCAGGAAAGAGGCAGAGGAGCATTATTACAATCCGATTCACACTGGTTTGCTTGATCTTGGTTTAAAACCCCACTATCTGACAGAAGATGTTCTTTCAGAAATGATGGAAACCGTTCTTAAGTATAAAGATAATATCAATGAGTCCTGTATTTTTAGAGGAATTCAATGGTAG